The proteins below are encoded in one region of Streptomyces roseirectus:
- a CDS encoding FecCD family ABC transporter permease, giving the protein MSTLAVKVPPQVRRRRRVLVLAGTGLALLVALLTFSLTTGTMAIPAGTALRALVGLGDPGDVLVVQEFRAPRAFAAIVAGAGLGAAGCVLQRLFRNPLASPDVMGVTGGASLGAVALLATGAAQTLIPLGALGGGLLAALLLGVFNWGSGLAVTRLVLTGLAVQAALAAGVNLMIVRFPAELAGSALQWTTGSVYGRTWTEVWGGASAMVVALGVALVMNRRLAVLDLGDDSAGALGLNTSRARLQLLVLAVVLASLAAALAGPVTFVALAVPHIVRFLTGPPTAVTLALAALTGAVLLLASDLVVQHLLPVEGLPVGAVTATLGAPWLLVLMLRQSSPVNVKRNT; this is encoded by the coding sequence ATGAGCACGCTCGCCGTCAAGGTTCCACCCCAAGTCCGCCGGCGCCGGCGCGTCCTGGTCCTCGCGGGCACCGGACTGGCCCTGCTGGTCGCCCTGCTGACGTTCTCCCTGACCACCGGCACGATGGCCATCCCCGCCGGCACCGCCCTGCGCGCGCTGGTCGGGCTCGGGGACCCCGGGGACGTCCTGGTCGTCCAGGAGTTCCGGGCGCCCCGCGCGTTCGCGGCGATCGTCGCCGGAGCCGGGCTCGGCGCCGCCGGGTGCGTGCTGCAACGCCTGTTCCGCAACCCGCTCGCCTCGCCGGACGTCATGGGCGTCACCGGCGGCGCGTCCCTCGGCGCGGTGGCGCTGCTGGCGACCGGCGCCGCCCAGACCCTCATCCCGCTCGGCGCGCTCGGCGGCGGCCTCCTCGCCGCGCTGCTGCTCGGCGTCTTCAACTGGGGCTCCGGACTCGCCGTCACCCGCCTCGTCCTCACCGGCCTCGCCGTGCAGGCGGCGCTCGCGGCCGGCGTCAACCTGATGATCGTCCGCTTCCCGGCGGAACTCGCCGGGTCCGCGCTCCAGTGGACGACCGGATCGGTGTACGGGCGGACCTGGACCGAGGTGTGGGGCGGGGCGTCGGCGATGGTCGTCGCGCTGGGCGTGGCGCTGGTGATGAACCGGCGGCTCGCGGTCCTCGACCTCGGGGACGACTCGGCGGGCGCCCTCGGGCTGAACACATCCCGGGCGCGCCTGCAACTCCTCGTCCTGGCCGTCGTGCTGGCCTCGCTCGCCGCCGCGCTCGCCGGGCCCGTCACCTTCGTGGCGCTCGCCGTGCCGCACATCGTGCGGTTCCTGACGGGGCCGCCGACCGCCGTGACGCTCGCGCTGGCCGCGCTGACCGGGGCGGTGCTGCTGCTCGCCTCCGACCTCGTCGTCCAGCACCTCCTGCCGGTCGAGGGGCTGCCCGTCGGCGCCGTGACCGCGACCCTGGGGGCGCCCTGGCTGCTCGTGCTGATGCTGCGGCAGTCCTCGCCCGTGAACGTGAAGAGGAACACCTGA
- a CDS encoding FecCD family ABC transporter permease: protein MSSRAFRHISLFALGIGALVLCAALSLALGARSVPLSTVTGALFGDAHGRDALVVTGLRLPRTVIGLFVGAALGVAGAVAQGITRNPIASPTTLGIDAGAGLAVVVAIYALGLDTPVQYVWFAFAGAAGAALFAQALARRSGDINPLHLALGGTVLRMVLLSWTSAVMLLNQRTLDEARFWLAGSLAERPLSALWQVLPTLILGLLLALAVSPALNTLALGDDAAAALGVPVGRVRLAGGIAVVLLAGSSVAVAGPVAFIGLAAPHLVRPLLGGDHRLLVPGCLIAGPVLLLTADVLGRLVIRPSELEVGIVTAFLGAPLLALLARKAAR, encoded by the coding sequence GTGTCCTCCCGTGCCTTCCGGCACATCTCCCTGTTCGCCCTGGGCATCGGCGCGTTGGTGCTGTGCGCGGCGCTGAGCCTCGCGCTCGGCGCGCGCTCGGTGCCCCTGTCGACCGTGACCGGCGCGCTGTTCGGCGACGCGCACGGCCGTGACGCCCTCGTCGTGACCGGCCTGCGCCTGCCGCGCACGGTCATCGGCCTGTTCGTCGGCGCCGCGCTCGGCGTCGCCGGTGCCGTCGCGCAGGGGATCACCCGCAACCCGATCGCCTCGCCGACCACCCTCGGCATCGACGCGGGAGCGGGCCTCGCGGTCGTCGTCGCGATCTACGCGCTGGGGCTCGACACCCCGGTGCAGTACGTCTGGTTCGCCTTCGCGGGCGCGGCCGGCGCCGCCCTGTTCGCCCAGGCGCTGGCCCGGCGCTCCGGCGACATCAACCCCCTCCACCTGGCGCTCGGCGGAACCGTCCTGCGGATGGTCCTGCTCTCCTGGACGTCCGCCGTGATGCTCCTCAACCAGCGCACCCTGGACGAGGCCCGCTTCTGGCTCGCCGGGTCGCTCGCCGAACGCCCGCTGTCCGCGCTGTGGCAGGTGCTGCCGACGCTGATCCTCGGTCTCCTGCTCGCCCTGGCCGTCTCCCCCGCGCTCAACACCCTCGCGCTGGGCGACGACGCGGCGGCCGCGCTGGGCGTGCCGGTCGGCCGGGTACGGCTCGCGGGCGGCATCGCGGTCGTCCTGCTCGCCGGGTCCTCGGTCGCCGTCGCGGGACCGGTCGCGTTCATCGGACTGGCCGCGCCACACCTCGTGCGGCCGCTGCTGGGCGGCGATCACCGGCTGCTGGTGCCCGGTTGCCTGATCGCGGGGCCGGTGCTGCTGCTCACCGCCGACGTCCTGGGCCGCCTGGTGATCCGCCCCTCCGAACTGGAGGTCGGCATCGTGACGGCCTTCCTGGGCGCGCCCCTGCTGGCCCTGCTCGCGCGGAAGGCGGCCCGATGA
- a CDS encoding (2Fe-2S)-binding protein, with protein sequence MPVTDVLRRLTGLCDVLDVQVTDGELTGVDVLADPGALVDAEAARIEDRYGVRVPRHVAASRALHDYAWSAALLITGPWFLGHRVPLVRPGDLRADLAGASYLVRPTGRDLDDPDPRAAVAAHMAPVLAAFAPLTRRGSRALWGMVGDDLVSGLWYLGRVLGREDDGIRAASELLPGPVAPYPAGAGFRNLVAPDGSCHPTRTRAGCCMFYAIRPAEACGTCPRTSDAERLRRLG encoded by the coding sequence ATGCCCGTCACCGACGTCCTGCGCCGGCTCACCGGTCTCTGCGACGTCCTCGACGTCCAGGTCACCGACGGCGAGTTGACCGGCGTCGATGTCCTCGCCGACCCCGGCGCCCTCGTCGACGCCGAGGCCGCCCGCATCGAGGACCGGTACGGCGTCCGCGTCCCCCGGCACGTCGCCGCCTCCCGCGCCCTGCACGACTACGCCTGGTCGGCCGCCCTCCTCATCACCGGCCCCTGGTTCCTCGGGCACCGCGTCCCCCTCGTGCGCCCCGGCGACCTGCGCGCCGACCTCGCCGGCGCCTCCTACCTCGTCCGCCCCACCGGCCGCGACCTCGACGACCCCGACCCGCGCGCCGCCGTCGCCGCCCACATGGCACCCGTCCTGGCGGCGTTCGCCCCGCTGACCAGGCGGGGTTCGCGCGCGCTCTGGGGCATGGTCGGCGACGACCTCGTCTCCGGACTCTGGTACCTGGGCCGGGTGCTCGGCCGCGAGGACGACGGCATCCGCGCCGCGAGCGAGCTGTTGCCGGGCCCGGTGGCCCCCTATCCGGCGGGCGCCGGGTTCCGCAACCTCGTTGCGCCGGACGGCAGTTGCCATCCGACGCGGACGCGCGCCGGGTGCTGCATGTTCTACGCGATCCGCCCGGCGGAGGCGTGCGGGACGTGCCCGCGCACCTCCGACGCCGAACGCCTGCGCAGACTGGGCTAG
- a CDS encoding ABC transporter ATP-binding protein, with product MTDALSRPAPRTTPPWRLLLGYVRPHRRTLLAGALLSLLAGAVGLVLPLVARELIADLSDDRPIGGELALMTGLVVLDAVLGGVASYVLRRTAESVVLGARKALSSYLLRLRITAVDRTEPGDLMARITSDTTLLREVTTDSLVGLGTGGLTLVATLVVMGFVDGVLLAVTLGVVVFTALVIGLIVPRINRASRRAQDAVGVMGASLERVLGALRTVKASGAEHREEKTLHSAAEESWRQSVRAAMWSAAAGNTAGLAIQVAFITVLAVGGARVATGAIDIGTLVAFLLFVFYLMSPIQQLVGAIAQYQTGSAALTRIQEALSLPAEPTSRPAPLPGADAEPASVAFTDVRFRYAADLPFVHHGVTFTVPARGMTAFVGPSGAGKTTVFSLIERFYDPEEGVVTLDVRPLADWDLPELRSAIGYVEQDAPVLSGSLLDNLLLGNPDADDDAVRRVVKTTRLDGLVARLPQGLETLVGHRGTKLSGGERQRVAIARALLRRPRLLMLDEATSQLDAVNEAALRDTVADVARSTTVLVVAHRLSTVTMADRIVVMEAGRVRAVGTHRELVGADPLYAELAATQFLAADDSPEQPVN from the coding sequence GTGACCGACGCATTGAGCAGACCCGCACCCCGGACCACTCCCCCATGGCGGCTCCTCCTCGGCTACGTCCGGCCACACCGCCGGACCCTGCTCGCCGGGGCCCTCCTCTCCCTGCTCGCCGGCGCGGTGGGGCTCGTACTGCCGCTGGTGGCACGGGAGTTGATAGCCGACCTCTCCGACGACCGGCCGATCGGCGGGGAGTTGGCGCTCATGACGGGGCTGGTGGTCCTCGACGCCGTGCTGGGCGGGGTGGCTTCGTACGTGCTGCGGCGGACCGCCGAGTCGGTGGTGCTGGGCGCCCGCAAGGCGTTGTCGTCGTATCTGCTGCGGCTGCGGATCACGGCGGTGGACCGGACCGAGCCGGGTGATCTGATGGCGCGGATCACCTCGGACACGACGCTGCTGCGGGAGGTGACGACAGACTCGCTGGTGGGGCTCGGGACGGGCGGGCTGACGCTGGTGGCGACCCTCGTGGTGATGGGGTTCGTCGACGGGGTGCTGCTCGCGGTGACGCTGGGCGTGGTGGTGTTCACGGCGCTGGTCATCGGGCTGATCGTGCCGCGCATCAACCGGGCGAGCCGGCGGGCGCAGGACGCGGTCGGGGTGATGGGCGCGTCGCTTGAGCGGGTGCTCGGCGCGCTGCGGACGGTGAAGGCGTCCGGGGCGGAGCACCGGGAGGAGAAGACGCTGCACTCGGCGGCCGAGGAGTCGTGGCGGCAGAGCGTGCGGGCGGCGATGTGGTCGGCGGCGGCCGGGAACACGGCGGGGCTCGCCATCCAGGTCGCGTTCATCACGGTCCTCGCGGTGGGCGGGGCGCGGGTGGCGACGGGCGCGATCGACATCGGGACGCTGGTGGCGTTCCTGCTGTTCGTCTTCTATCTCATGTCGCCCATCCAGCAGTTGGTGGGCGCGATCGCCCAGTACCAGACGGGTTCGGCGGCCCTGACGCGCATTCAGGAGGCCCTGTCCCTGCCCGCCGAGCCCACCTCCCGCCCGGCCCCGCTGCCCGGCGCCGACGCCGAACCGGCCTCGGTCGCCTTCACGGACGTCCGTTTCCGGTACGCCGCCGACCTGCCGTTCGTCCACCACGGGGTGACGTTCACGGTGCCGGCGCGCGGCATGACGGCGTTCGTCGGCCCCTCGGGCGCGGGCAAGACGACCGTGTTCTCGCTGATCGAGCGGTTCTACGACCCCGAGGAGGGCGTCGTCACCCTGGACGTGCGTCCGCTCGCCGACTGGGATCTGCCCGAACTGCGGTCCGCCATCGGGTACGTGGAGCAGGACGCGCCGGTGCTGTCGGGGTCCCTGCTGGACAACCTGCTGCTGGGCAACCCGGACGCGGACGACGACGCCGTGCGACGGGTGGTGAAGACGACCCGGTTGGACGGTCTGGTGGCTCGACTGCCGCAGGGGCTGGAGACGTTGGTGGGGCACCGGGGGACGAAGCTCTCCGGCGGTGAACGCCAACGTGTGGCGATCGCACGGGCGTTGTTGCGCCGGCCCCGGCTGCTGATGCTCGACGAGGCGACCTCGCAACTGGACGCGGTGAACGAGGCGGCGCTGCGGGACACCGTCGCCGATGTGGCCCGCTCGACGACCGTCCTCGTCGTCGCGCACCGCCTGTCGACGGTCACCATGGCCGACCGGATCGTCGTCATGGAGGCGGGCCGGGTCCGCGCCGTGGGTACGCACCGTGAACTCGTGGGCGCGGACCCGCTGTACGCGGAGCTGGCGGCGACGCAGTTCCTGGCGGCGGATGATTCGCCGGAGCAACCAGTCAACTAG
- a CDS encoding S-(hydroxymethyl)mycothiol dehydrogenase: MAQEVRGVIAPGKDEAVRVETIVIPDPGPGEAVVRIQACGVCHTDLHYKQGGINDEFPFLLGHEAAGVVESVGEGVTDVAPGDFVILNWRAVCGSCRACLRGRPWYCFDTHNAKQKMTLASTGQELSPALGIGAFAEKTLVAAGQCTKVDPSVSPAVAGLLGCGVMAGIGAAINTGNVGRGDSVAVIGCGGVGDAAIAGANLAGAARIIAVDIDDRKLAKARELGATHTVNSRGTDAVEAIRELTGGFGADVVIEAVGRPETYQQAFYARDLAGTVVLVGVPTPEMKLELPLLDVFGRGGSLKSSWYGDCLPSRDFPMLIDLHLQGRLPLDAFVTETIQLDEVEKAFERMHEGDVLRSVVVL, translated from the coding sequence ATGGCACAGGAAGTGCGCGGAGTCATCGCGCCGGGCAAGGACGAGGCGGTACGGGTCGAGACGATCGTGATCCCCGACCCGGGACCCGGCGAGGCCGTCGTCCGGATCCAGGCGTGCGGGGTGTGCCACACCGACCTGCACTACAAGCAGGGCGGGATCAACGACGAGTTCCCGTTCCTGCTCGGGCACGAGGCGGCGGGCGTCGTGGAGTCGGTCGGCGAGGGCGTCACCGACGTCGCGCCCGGTGACTTCGTGATCCTCAACTGGCGTGCGGTGTGCGGGAGTTGCCGGGCGTGTCTGCGCGGGCGCCCGTGGTACTGCTTCGACACGCACAACGCGAAGCAGAAGATGACCCTCGCGTCGACGGGCCAGGAACTGTCCCCGGCGCTCGGGATCGGGGCGTTCGCGGAGAAGACGCTCGTCGCCGCCGGGCAGTGCACCAAGGTCGACCCGTCGGTGTCCCCGGCCGTCGCCGGGCTCCTCGGCTGCGGCGTGATGGCCGGCATCGGCGCCGCCATCAACACCGGCAACGTCGGACGCGGGGACAGCGTCGCCGTCATCGGCTGCGGCGGCGTCGGGGACGCGGCGATCGCCGGGGCGAACCTGGCCGGCGCCGCGCGGATCATCGCCGTCGACATCGACGACCGCAAGCTCGCCAAGGCCCGCGAACTCGGCGCCACGCACACCGTCAACTCCCGTGGCACGGACGCCGTCGAGGCGATCCGGGAGCTGACGGGCGGGTTCGGCGCGGACGTCGTGATCGAGGCGGTCGGCAGGCCGGAGACGTACCAGCAGGCGTTCTACGCACGGGACCTGGCCGGCACGGTCGTTCTCGTCGGCGTCCCCACGCCCGAGATGAAGCTCGAACTCCCGCTGCTGGACGTCTTCGGACGCGGCGGCTCCCTCAAGTCGTCCTGGTACGGCGACTGCCTGCCCTCACGGGACTTCCCGATGCTGATCGACCTGCACCTCCAAGGTCGCCTGCCCCTGGACGCGTTCGTCACCGAGACCATCCAACTCGACGAGGTGGAGAAGGCGTTCGAGCGGATGCATGAAGGCGACGTCCTGCGTTCGGTGGTGGTCCTCTGA
- a CDS encoding MBL fold metallo-hydrolase translates to MAARIERLVTSGQFTLDGGTWDVDNNVWIVGDDHEVIVIDAAHDAEAIARAVGDRRLAAIVCTHAHNDHVNAAPALAEATGARIWLHPDDLPLWQLTHPGTDPDEHLADGQVIEAVGADLRVIHTPGHAPGAVCLYDPALGAVFTGDTLFAGGPGATGRSYSHFPTIIDSIRDRLLTLPPGTRVLTGHGDETTIGAEAPQLQEWIARGH, encoded by the coding sequence ATGGCCGCGCGCATCGAACGCCTCGTCACCTCAGGGCAGTTCACGCTCGACGGCGGCACCTGGGACGTCGACAACAACGTCTGGATCGTCGGCGACGACCACGAGGTCATCGTCATCGACGCCGCCCACGACGCCGAGGCCATCGCCCGTGCCGTGGGCGACCGGCGGCTCGCGGCGATCGTCTGCACCCACGCCCACAACGACCACGTGAACGCGGCCCCCGCGCTCGCCGAGGCGACCGGCGCCCGGATCTGGCTGCACCCCGACGACCTGCCCCTGTGGCAGCTCACCCACCCCGGCACCGACCCCGACGAACACCTCGCCGACGGCCAGGTCATCGAGGCCGTCGGCGCGGACCTGCGCGTCATCCACACCCCGGGGCACGCGCCGGGCGCCGTCTGCCTCTACGACCCCGCGCTGGGCGCCGTCTTCACCGGCGACACCCTGTTCGCGGGCGGCCCCGGGGCCACGGGACGCTCCTACAGCCACTTTCCGACGATCATCGACTCGATCCGCGACCGCCTCCTCACGCTCCCGCCCGGGACACGGGTGCTGACCGGGCACGGGGACGAGACGACGATCGGGGCGGAGGCGCCGCAGCTCCAGGAGTGGATCGCGCGGGGCCACTGA
- a CDS encoding SDR family oxidoreductase, which translates to MKNTKPDTPLHTAPDLRGKVALVAGATRGAGRGIAVELGAAGATVYVTGRSTRAQRSEYDRPETIEDTADLVTEAGGTGIAVPTDHLDPAQVKTLVERIDKEQGRLDVLVNDIWGAENLVEWDTPVWEHDLDKGLRVLRLAVDTHAITSRHALPLLLRHPGGLVVETTDGTDEYNRANYRVNYYYDLAKTAVLRMGFALGHELAPHGATAVVVTPGWLRSELMLEHYGVTEDTWRDALEKVPHFAISETPRYVGRAVAALAADPDVARHNGKSLSSGGLAQVYGFTDLDGSRPDAWRYIVEVQDAGRPADVTGYR; encoded by the coding sequence ATGAAGAACACGAAGCCGGACACCCCCCTGCACACCGCCCCGGACCTGCGCGGCAAGGTCGCCCTCGTCGCCGGGGCGACCCGAGGCGCGGGACGCGGCATCGCCGTCGAACTGGGCGCGGCCGGCGCCACCGTCTACGTCACCGGACGCAGCACCCGCGCCCAGCGCTCCGAGTACGACCGCCCCGAGACCATCGAGGACACCGCCGACCTCGTCACCGAGGCGGGCGGCACGGGCATCGCCGTCCCCACCGACCACCTGGACCCGGCGCAGGTGAAGACGCTCGTCGAACGCATCGACAAGGAACAGGGCCGACTGGACGTCCTCGTCAACGACATCTGGGGCGCCGAGAACCTGGTCGAGTGGGACACCCCGGTGTGGGAGCACGACCTCGACAAGGGACTGCGCGTCCTGCGGCTCGCGGTCGACACGCACGCCATCACCTCCCGCCACGCCCTGCCCCTGCTGCTGCGCCACCCCGGCGGGCTCGTCGTCGAGACGACCGACGGCACCGACGAGTACAACCGGGCGAACTACCGCGTGAACTACTACTACGACCTCGCCAAGACGGCCGTCCTGCGCATGGGCTTCGCGCTCGGCCACGAACTCGCCCCGCACGGCGCCACCGCCGTCGTCGTCACCCCGGGCTGGCTGCGCTCGGAACTCATGCTGGAGCACTACGGGGTCACCGAGGACACCTGGCGCGACGCCCTGGAGAAGGTCCCGCACTTCGCGATCTCCGAGACGCCCCGCTACGTCGGCCGCGCGGTCGCCGCCCTCGCCGCCGACCCGGACGTCGCCCGCCACAACGGGAAGTCGCTGTCCAGCGGGGGCCTGGCCCAGGTGTACGGGTTCACGGACCTGGACGGGAGCCGGCCCGACGCCTGGCGGTACATCGTGGAGGTGCAGGACGCGGGGCGGCCCGCGGACGTGACCGGCTATCGCTGA
- a CDS encoding MFS transporter: MRSTESPWHGRDFRALFAASALSQFATNVSYVAVPLIAVSALDAGPGQAGALATLSTVAFLLIGLPAGAWVDRMRQRGVLICADLARGSLLASVPLAWWLDALTLGHLYAVVLLNGCATVFFDVGSQSALPKLVGRGALVRANAAVVSLQAVANIAGRGLGGGLVQLLTAPVAILCAAVGHLASALGLTAVRATERPPSAPGLGAQIAEGVRHVAGDRELRALAATAALSNLGSQLVNTMLPILFVRELGLSAGALGLYWAAGGVGLLLGARCAPPLAARFGHGRVLGLAGAALAPAALLVPLIGAAPWLWVAAGGWVLAMFKIGVDNVLGVSLRQHKTPDALLGRMNATFRCLLTGALAVGAALSGLLGELVGVRPTLWAGGAVLATAFVPVLLSPLRGRWTLVAGEEAREPAAGRP, translated from the coding sequence GTGCGATCCACCGAATCCCCCTGGCACGGGCGGGACTTCCGCGCCCTGTTCGCGGCCTCCGCGCTCAGCCAGTTCGCGACCAACGTCAGCTATGTCGCCGTCCCGCTGATCGCGGTCTCCGCGCTCGACGCGGGGCCGGGCCAGGCCGGCGCGCTGGCCACGCTCTCCACGGTCGCGTTCCTGCTGATCGGGCTGCCCGCCGGAGCCTGGGTGGACCGGATGCGCCAGCGCGGGGTGCTGATCTGCGCCGACCTGGCCCGCGGGTCGCTCCTCGCGTCCGTCCCGCTCGCCTGGTGGCTGGACGCGCTCACCCTCGGCCACCTCTACGCGGTCGTCCTCCTCAACGGCTGCGCGACCGTGTTCTTCGACGTCGGTTCCCAGAGCGCCCTGCCCAAGCTCGTCGGGCGGGGCGCTCTGGTGCGGGCCAACGCGGCCGTCGTCAGCCTCCAGGCCGTCGCCAACATCGCCGGGCGCGGTCTCGGCGGCGGCCTCGTCCAGCTCCTCACGGCCCCGGTGGCGATCCTCTGCGCGGCCGTCGGCCATCTGGCGTCCGCGCTGGGTCTGACGGCGGTACGGGCCACCGAACGGCCGCCCTCGGCACCGGGGTTGGGGGCCCAGATAGCGGAGGGCGTCCGCCATGTCGCCGGGGACCGGGAACTGCGTGCCCTCGCCGCCACCGCCGCGCTCTCCAACCTCGGCTCGCAGCTCGTCAACACCATGCTGCCGATCCTCTTCGTACGGGAACTCGGGCTGTCCGCCGGGGCGTTGGGCCTGTACTGGGCGGCCGGCGGGGTCGGGCTGCTGCTCGGCGCGCGCTGCGCCCCGCCGCTCGCCGCGCGGTTCGGGCACGGCCGGGTGCTCGGCCTCGCCGGCGCCGCCCTGGCCCCGGCGGCGCTGCTCGTCCCGCTGATCGGCGCGGCGCCGTGGCTGTGGGTCGCGGCCGGGGGCTGGGTGCTCGCGATGTTCAAGATCGGGGTGGACAACGTCCTCGGCGTGAGCCTGCGCCAGCACAAGACGCCGGACGCGCTGCTGGGCCGGATGAACGCCACGTTCCGCTGTCTGCTCACCGGCGCCCTCGCCGTGGGCGCCGCGCTCTCCGGGCTCCTCGGCGAACTCGTCGGCGTCCGGCCCACGCTGTGGGCGGGCGGGGCCGTGCTGGCGACGGCGTTCGTGCCGGTGCTGCTGTCGCCGCTGCGGGGCAGGTGGACGCTCGTGGCCGGGGAGGAGGCGCGCGAGCCCGCCGCCGGACGCCCTTGA
- a CDS encoding L,D-transpeptidase family protein: MGDIRRRAAVVAGVTALVAPLTIALGAGTAQAASCTMSAGPYQKKVEKFLGRPVDGKQSSADCKAIRAFQTKHGITPNIGYAGSVTWGVMDLMNKQKAVGKNPNKDGKCPTNKGRIACVNLTLQLSWIQDGKKLVYGPVPVRTGRDGFETRTGLKKIYWRNIDHVSSIYHVPMPYSQFFDGGQAFHSVGISVWNPPGSHGCTNMTTKDAKKYWSLLKNGDDVFVYGRKPGT, encoded by the coding sequence GTGGGGGACATACGCAGACGAGCGGCGGTAGTGGCCGGTGTCACGGCACTGGTGGCGCCGCTCACCATCGCCCTGGGGGCCGGGACGGCGCAGGCGGCGAGCTGTACGATGTCGGCGGGGCCGTACCAGAAGAAGGTGGAGAAGTTCCTGGGCCGCCCCGTGGACGGCAAGCAGTCCAGCGCGGACTGCAAGGCGATCCGGGCGTTCCAGACCAAGCACGGCATCACCCCGAACATCGGCTACGCCGGGTCCGTCACCTGGGGGGTGATGGATCTCATGAACAAGCAGAAGGCCGTGGGGAAGAACCCCAACAAGGACGGCAAGTGCCCGACGAACAAGGGCCGGATCGCCTGTGTGAACCTGACGCTCCAGCTCAGCTGGATCCAGGACGGCAAGAAGCTCGTGTACGGGCCGGTCCCGGTGCGCACCGGACGCGACGGCTTCGAGACGCGTACGGGGCTCAAGAAGATCTACTGGCGCAACATCGACCACGTGTCGTCGATCTACCACGTGCCCATGCCCTACAGCCAGTTCTTCGACGGCGGCCAGGCGTTCCACTCCGTCGGCATCAGCGTGTGGAACCCGCCGGGCTCGCACGGCTGCACCAACATGACGACCAAGGACGCGAAGAAGTACTGGTCGCTGCTGAAGAACGGTGACGACGTGTTCGTCTACGGGCGCAAGCCCGGCACCTGA